AGCAGCTCTGTATAAAGAGCTGCAATATCTTTACGAGCCTCGTTCCACTCATCAAGATGTTTTAGTTTTACGCGTAAAATTGCAGCCTGCATTGCATCAAGCCTGCTGTTTAAGCCCAGAATAGCATGGTGATAGCGCTTGTCAGAGCCGTGATCTCTTATCATACGAAGAGTTTCTGCAAATTTCTCATCTGACGTAAGAACCATACCTCCGTCGCCGTAAGCGCCGAGATTTTTTGACGGGAAAAAACTCAAAGCCCCCATATGACCGAGACTGCACGCCCTTCTGTTTTTATAATGAGCTCCTACTGCCTGACATGCATCCTCTATTACAATAAGGTTATTTTTCTCTGCAATAACATTAATCTCATCCATATCCGCTATCTGGCCGTAAAGATGAACAGGTATAATAGCTTTTGTATTTTTTGTTACTGCTTTTTCCACAAGTTCCGGGTCAATGTTGTATGTATCCGGCTTGATATCTACAAAAACCGCTTTTAACCCGAGAAGCCTTATCACCTCTGCTGTTGCTGCAAATGTAAACGGAGTTGTTATAACCTCATCCCCTGTTTTAAGGCCTGCTGCCATAAGAGACATCATAAGAGCATCTGTGCCCGAACCGCATGCAATTGCATATTTCGCTGATGAATACAAAGCCATCTCTTCCTCAAAAGATGTTACTTCAGGCCCCATTATAAAACGTGTACTTTCAATCACATCTAATACTGCTCTGTTGATTTCTTTTTTAATTGATTTATACTGCTGCTTCAAATCTACCATCGGAATGCTCATGAAAACCCCTTTCATTGTAGCCGTAATTTTATATTGCTTACTTCATATTAAATTATACATTTAAATTTAACCTACAACATCTTTTTAAAAAATTTTCTCCTTTTTCAGTGCCCCTTACTCTTAAGCATAACATAGACCGTAACAAGAATTATTTTTAAATCCATCCTTAAAGACATGTTTTCAATGTAAAAAAGATCATACGTTAATTTCTGTTTTACATGTTCAATTGTCTGATCATATCCTCCCTTTATCTGAGCCCAGCCTGTTATTCCGGGCCTTACACGAAGGCGTCTTGCATACAGAGGAATTTCTTTTTTAAATTTTTCCACAAAGAACGGCCTTTCAGGCCTCGGCCCAACCCAGGACATATCTCCTTTTATAACATTCAGGAGCTGCGGAATCTCGTCAATTCTAGTACGCCTCATAATTTTTCCCACACGCGTAACTCTCTTATCATCCCACGTAGCCCACACCGGGCCTGTCATTTTTTCCGCCCCATGTACCATAGAGCGGAATTTAATCATTGTATAAACTTTCCCATTCATTCCCACGCGTTTTTGTTTATAAAAAAGCGGGCCCCTGGAATCTATCTTGATTGCAGCAGTCACTAAAAGCCATACAGGCAGAAATCCGATAAAAATCAAAAGTGAGAAAACAACGTCGCCGAACCTTTTAACTTTCCATTCCCAGGCAGGCATAATCCTCGGAAAAATTTCTATTAACGGAAAGCCGAAAACCTGATTTGTCTTTACCTGTCCTACAATAAGATCATAGAGATCCGGTACGATCTTCAATCCGACTGCTGTTCCGTCACACCGGGAAATTACCTGCTCAACATTCCTTTTTGAATACTGCGGAAGCGCAATAAGAACCTCCTGGATATCATGCTTGGGGATCAGCTTGTCCAGGTCATCAATAGTTCCCAGTACAGGTGTATTCTTATAAGCAGTTGCATTCTTTAGCTGCGGAGAGACAACAAACCCTTTTACCTGATAGCCGAGTCCCGGCGTTTTTGTAAGTTGGTTAAAAAGTCCGAAAGCCTTGCCTCTCCATCCCACAATCACGCTCTTTTTCAGGCCTATGCCGGCTTTATGCAGTTTTTTCTGAATTGTTATAAGAAAAACTCTGCCGAAACTAATACATCCTGCCATTAATGCCCAATAAGCAAAGATTGTAGCCCTGCTGATTGTCATCGGTTGTTTCAGATCACTCCTGAGGTCTACTGTCAGAATAAAAATAATAAAAATACCAATTGTTACGGTTTTCAATATTTCAATTATTTCGTCAATTCTTGACCTTAATGACCATGGTTTGTACATGCCGAAAAAAAGAAAAACAACGAACCAGTATAAAAATATTATTATGGATACTTTTGCCGTACCGAGGAAATCAGGTTCTGTAAAAAATCCCATCTGACCTCTTAATCTGCACCAGATAAAAAAGGCCGCATTAATCATTAAAAAATCCGAAACAAATATGAAAAGCTTTTCTAATTGTTTTGACATGTATATTTCTCTAATTATACACTCTTTATAATGTTATGACCTTTCAACCCTGGACCATGTCCTTGCCTGCTTTCCTGTAACCGCTTTAATAAATCCGGCAAAAAGTGCAGAATTGATAATTAAAAAATAGGCCGGATACATAAATATATTATTTAACTTTTTCCTGCTATGAGAGATTATTCCTATTAAACCGGCAAGATAAAACATTATCTGTAAAATAAATATAACTCTATAAAATGGCATGAGCAACACTAATAAATTAATTAATAAAATCAATAAAAGCATGAACGGAACAAACCATCTTATAATTTTGTGAGACCACAAACTGAATGCAATAAATCCTTTCAATGGATTAAGTAATTCCAGAATTTCCGGTATTGCATTATAATTGCCAGCTCCTATTCTTATTCTTCTAAAAAATTCATCTTTCAACGTCGGTGATGTAAACTCCCATGCTTCTGCCTCCGGTTCAAAGACAATATCCAATCCCTTTTTGATAATGTTTGCAGGTATAATAAAATCATCATTAAAAAATTTATTTTCAGGAATAGCAGAGAATAATTCCTTCCTTATGGCATATATTGACCCGTTTGCGCCTGTTACACTTTTTATTGCTCCTTCAAGCGATTTAATTCTATTTTCATAATTCCAGTATTTCACTTCTCCGTGAATATTTAGCATATTTTCTGGATTACTCAATATCAATCTTCCGCAAACACCTCCTGTTTTTTTATCCCGAAAGTGTTTTACAATCTTTCTAATTGAAGTTTTGGAATAAAGAGTATTAGCATCAGAGAAAACAATAATTTTTCCACTACCCTCCGGAATAAGCTTGTTTAGAACCCATGATTTACCATGCCGTTCTTTAAAATTAAAACAACGAATTAATGTGTTATTACAAAAATTATCCAGTATTTTTTCAGTATTGTCACTTGATCCGTCATTACCGATAATAAGCTCTATTTTATTTTTTGGATAATTAATATTTAAAAAATTAATTATCTTCTTCTCCATGATGTATTCCTCATTATAAGCTGAAACTATCATTGTTACCCTGGGTGTAAAATTTTCATCTATAACCCTGACAGCTTTTTTGAAAAATAAAATCACCTTTAAGAAGAAAGGGTATAAAAAATAACTATAAACAATTAAAAATACTAATATCCAGAAAATCATTTGCATAACATGCCCGCAATATATTTATATTCCAAAATATGCTTTAAAGAGTTCCTTTTCCGCATTATTCCAGTTATATTCTTTTTCAACTGCTTCTCTTCCAAGATCACCGAATTTTAGATTGCTTTCGTATATTTTAATAACAGCATTAATATAGCTCTCTAATACATTCGGTTTAAAAATCACACCACAATTAATTTTTGATACAACATACGCTATTGCCTCAGAACGTGGCACAACAACAGGTTTGCCTCTCGCCATATATTCAAATAATTTATTCGGTACTCCAATATCCATATTGTCATTAGAAAAATGAGGAATAATACCAATATCGGCAATATCAATAAATTTTGCTGCATCTGCAACATCAAGCCATCCTGTAAACTGAACAGCCTCTTCTATTTTTAAAAATTTAACAAGCTTCTCCAATATTTGTCTATGCGGTCCGTCGCCAATAATTATTAGCTTGAGGGATGGTATTCTGTCTTTTAATGCCGGGACTGCACGCAACGCAAGTTCCAAATTTCTCTCAGGATTTAATTTACCAAAATATACAAGATTATATGTGTTCCTATAATGTCTTTTAAAATCATTGTCCGGCTTATTATAATTAATAAACTCAAATGAAGGGACATTTGGCACAACAAATATTTTATCCGCTTCAACCCCCCTTTTAATTAACAAATTTTTATGAACATGATCAATAACAACTATTTTTTTACTCTTTTTTAGGCAGAACCGTTCTACTTTGGCAGAAATTTTCGGATTCCGTATAGTCCAGCCTGCTATTCCTGGTTTATACCACTGTTTTAAAGCAGCAGGATAATTTTCATGCAGATCAATAATAACTGGTATATTATAAATTTTACTCACATGTAATACCGAAAGAGCAAGAGGAAGATCGTGCACATGTATCACATCAGCTTTGATCTTTTGTACAGTATCGGCAATCGCATAAAGCCATACAGGATTAGGATACACCGGCAAATTAATAAAACGGTGAAAATTGCCTTTTGCAGCAGAAATATGCCTTACCCGTACCACCTCTATACCTTTTATTAATGATTTTCGTAAATTTTTAACACGATTATCACATAATAAAACAACTCTGTTGCCGGCATTAATAAGAGACAAAGCTTCTTTCTGAACTCTCATATCAGGCGGGAAATCTGACTGCAGCACCATTAATATTCTTTTCATAAACAACTGTTTTCTAATTAATTTTTATTGAGCAAACCATTATAAATTTTCAACAACTTTTTTTCTTCAATATCCCAATTATATTTGCTCTCTACAATTTTTCTTGCTTTTGCAGACATTGCGGAATATTTATCACCAGAAAACAATATCTCATTAATTGCATTGGCCGCTTCTCTTGGATCTGTTTGATCTACAACCAATCCGACACCTTCTGAAATAATTAAATTTCTCCACTCGGGAAAATCAGGAAATATAACAGGTAATCCTGCAGATAAGTACTCAAAAAGTTTGTTTGATAACATTGTATAGTTATTTAAACCTATATTTTGTACAAGGGAAATTCCAATACTTGCAGAAGCTGTGTATTGATACAAATCAGCCCACGGCACTGAATCCAGTATAAACACTCTTTGGCTCAATCCTCTGTCAGCAACATCGTTCATTAGCTTAGTTTTATATCCACCCGGCCCTATTACTACCAACACTCCTTTTTTAACATATTCGATGGCGTCCACCAATACATCAACACCTCTGGCTTTTGACACGACCCCCTGATAGAGAACTATCGGCTCTGTTTGAGGAATATCTAAAATATCATGAAATTTATTTGTTTTAATTAAGGGTTTAAGAATCTGGACATTTTTGATAATGTACGGGAATTCAGTAAAATACCTTTCTGAAAATATCTTTCCTCTTGATTCGGTAGTGAGAATATTAGAATCTGTCATCCCTGCCAGAAATTTTTCTATTTTGAACCATATTCTTTTTGTAAATCTGCCGTGTTTTACCATATCAATATACAACTCATGAGAATCGTACACCAAAGGTTTTCCATGTATTACAGAAAGCAAAAATCCGATAGGAAGGGTTTCAAGATCATGAGCATGAAAAAGAGAATATTTTTCTTTCCCTGCTTTAAAAATAACCCGTGCGGCAAACTCCAAATATTTTAAAAAGAAAAATATGTTTGTTTTGGGAAGGATATATCTTAATTTTACGGAAATCCGGAAAATGCGATACCCGTCTTTTTTTTCATACTTAACAGTATCTTTATTTTTCAAAGCAAATACATCCAGATCGTAGCCTGATTTCACTAGAGTATTCGCCTCTCTTGTTACTCTGGCATCATTTAAAAATTCTGTCATTATAATCATGCATATCTTCATAGAAACCTGCTTTTACAAGATATCAATGTTCCGCCAAACCTGATTTTATCTTTTTATACAATTTTTTTATATACATCAATTCTTCAACTTTAAAAAATTTAAATACTATCAGAAACACCGGAAACAAAAGAACAAGACAAATCTTAATAAAAATATTGAGAAGCATATTATTACATGTAACAATATACGGAATAGTCACAAAAACTACGAATAATAAAAATATTTTAATGATTCTATTAATTTCATACGGCACAGAATAATAATGATTTGATATTTTAGCAGCCGTACCCGCCATTACAACAAATGAAATCAAGGTTGCGGCGCTTGCTCCCAATATACCGAACCTCGGTATTAAAATTACATTTAATCCTATATTTAAGGCAGCGGCAATTGAAACTGCGAGAGACTGGTAGTATGTTTTCTTTTTAATATTTAACCCTATTGCAGTAAAATAGTAAACACCATAAAAAATAAATGCCAGGGAAATAAAAGGAATTATTTTAAATCCCGGAATGTATTTTTCGGAGGCGAATACAACTATTATCTCTTTTGCAAAAAGGCCTAACAGCAAAGCCATATAAGATAAAAAGAGAAAAAAGTAAGTAAAATTTTTTGCAAAAATTTCTTTTGCATTTCTTTCTTTAGCAATATTAAACATAGCTGAAGGCCATGCTTTTTGAAATGCCGACACCATCATCCCTATAATCATACCAAATTTGTATGCAAGCGAGTAATATCCTACCTGATCAAGCCCTGTATAATATTTTAATAAATATCTGTCCGACATAGTTAATATTAACATAGCAATACTTGCCGGAATTAATGGCAGGCCGTATTCCAGCATCTCTTTTAACTCTGTAAAAGAAAATTTCAATCTCAGACTGTCACTTAAAATAATGGTATATACTATGGTAAAAATTCCCGAAACAATACATTCCGAAACAAGAATGCCGTATATCCCTTTTTTCAAAAAAACAACAAATAATATATTCAATAACATCTGAAGTACAAACTTTATAACAAGTATTACTCCGAATTTTAACGAATTGTTTTCTATTCTTAACTTAGCAAGAGGAACAACGCCAAACACATTAAAAAATGCACTAATAATAACAATCCTGAGTAATAAAGTTTGACCCGGGGTTCGAAATATCAGCATGGATATTGAATCGGCCTTTAGAAAGATAACGGTTAAAAACAATAATGAACTTACCAGTAAGAAATAAAATGCTGTGCTGTACACAAGTTTTTTATCTGTGTTTTGATTATAAATAACTGACTTGAAAATTGCAGAACCAATTCCGAATTGAACTATGATAAAGATGAGATTGAAAAGTATAAGGAGGAGCTGGAGCGTTCCGTATTCATCCGGCAGCAGGAATCTTGCATACACAGGTATTAATAAAAAACCGATTAATCTGTTTGCAATATCAGACGCTCCGTAAATAAATGAATGCTTCAACAAGGATTTTTGAAGATAAGCCATATTTCCCTGATAAGATTAAATTTATTTAATTAAATCCAACTTCTTAAGCTGCGTTTCCACTTGGGAAAAAACCTGTTCCGTACTGATTGAATAAAGACACTCGTACTGTTCTCCCGGGCAATCCCGGGTTTTATAGAACCTTAAACAGGGCCTGCACTTGATTGCCGGATTGTAAACATTGACAACATTTTTCCCGACTGCACCATTTCTTTTAAAATCACTACCACCCCAGATTGATACAATGGGAATATTCAGCAAATCTGCCAAATGCATAATCCCCGAATCATTTGTGATTAACAATTTAGATTTCGACAATACGCTTATTACACAATTAAAATCTTTTTCCCTTAATACCGGAAATGCCGTCTCCTTAATTCTTTTATATATTTCTGCCTCATCAGGCCCGATAATAAAAAAGGGTAAGATTCCAATCTTTATAATTTTATCAGCAACTTCTAAAAAGGATTCCAGAGGCCATCTTTTATAATCAGCGTTATGTTTGCTTCCCGGATGTATGGCCACAAGATTCCTGTCTGAGGATATACTGTGTTCATTAAAAAATTTCTTTATACAAGTTGTATTTATATAATCAATTTTCGGATATTCCCTGATTTTCTCTCCGTGTATTGGCAGTGTATCAAACAGGTTTAAATTCTGATCAACATCATGTAGATCTTCATTAAGAGTTACAGTAATCAGTCCATGCATAAACATTTTAAAAAAGGGATGCGCATTAGAATAATCGTGTGAAATAATTTTATTTATTCCGGCAAATAAGGGTACAAGTTCAATATCCAGCTTACGTGTAGGAAATGCAATTATAGATAAATAATATTTTCTGTTTCTCAAATACTTCATCTTATGTATGACTCGAAAATTTGCAAAAATATAAACATTGTCTACATCTGTTAATTTTTCCAGGATTTTTCCGGATGCACTATTTGTTACCAGCACATCTATCGAACAAGCCGGTAAATTTTTTTTAATAGTTAAAATAAGGGGTACAGCCATTATACTGTTACCAATACCAGATCCTGAAATGATTAAAATCCTGGAGTTAGATAATTTATTAATATCAATATTAGAAACATCTCTTTTAAGTTTCAGCAGGAA
Above is a genomic segment from bacterium containing:
- a CDS encoding DegT/DnrJ/EryC1/StrS family aminotransferase → MSIPMVDLKQQYKSIKKEINRAVLDVIESTRFIMGPEVTSFEEEMALYSSAKYAIACGSGTDALMMSLMAAGLKTGDEVITTPFTFAATAEVIRLLGLKAVFVDIKPDTYNIDPELVEKAVTKNTKAIIPVHLYGQIADMDEINVIAEKNNLIVIEDACQAVGAHYKNRRACSLGHMGALSFFPSKNLGAYGDGGMVLTSDEKFAETLRMIRDHGSDKRYHHAILGLNSRLDAMQAAILRVKLKHLDEWNEARKDIAALYTELLDHPDIITPFINEDRDHIFHQFSIQVPDRDGLRDYLASKDIACAIHYPVPLHLQPAFAEKG
- a CDS encoding sugar transferase; translated protein: MSKQLEKLFIFVSDFLMINAAFFIWCRLRGQMGFFTEPDFLGTAKVSIIIFLYWFVVFLFFGMYKPWSLRSRIDEIIEILKTVTIGIFIIFILTVDLRSDLKQPMTISRATIFAYWALMAGCISFGRVFLITIQKKLHKAGIGLKKSVIVGWRGKAFGLFNQLTKTPGLGYQVKGFVVSPQLKNATAYKNTPVLGTIDDLDKLIPKHDIQEVLIALPQYSKRNVEQVISRCDGTAVGLKIVPDLYDLIVGQVKTNQVFGFPLIEIFPRIMPAWEWKVKRFGDVVFSLLIFIGFLPVWLLVTAAIKIDSRGPLFYKQKRVGMNGKVYTMIKFRSMVHGAEKMTGPVWATWDDKRVTRVGKIMRRTRIDEIPQLLNVIKGDMSWVGPRPERPFFVEKFKKEIPLYARRLRVRPGITGWAQIKGGYDQTIEHVKQKLTYDLFYIENMSLRMDLKIILVTVYVMLKSKGH
- a CDS encoding glycosyltransferase family 2 protein, with translation MQMIFWILVFLIVYSYFLYPFFLKVILFFKKAVRVIDENFTPRVTMIVSAYNEEYIMEKKIINFLNINYPKNKIELIIGNDGSSDNTEKILDNFCNNTLIRCFNFKERHGKSWVLNKLIPEGSGKIIVFSDANTLYSKTSIRKIVKHFRDKKTGGVCGRLILSNPENMLNIHGEVKYWNYENRIKSLEGAIKSVTGANGSIYAIRKELFSAIPENKFFNDDFIIPANIIKKGLDIVFEPEAEAWEFTSPTLKDEFFRRIRIGAGNYNAIPEILELLNPLKGFIAFSLWSHKIIRWFVPFMLLLILLINLLVLLMPFYRVIFILQIMFYLAGLIGIISHSRKKLNNIFMYPAYFLIINSALFAGFIKAVTGKQARTWSRVERS
- a CDS encoding glycosyltransferase family 4 protein, with the translated sequence MKRILMVLQSDFPPDMRVQKEALSLINAGNRVVLLCDNRVKNLRKSLIKGIEVVRVRHISAAKGNFHRFINLPVYPNPVWLYAIADTVQKIKADVIHVHDLPLALSVLHVSKIYNIPVIIDLHENYPAALKQWYKPGIAGWTIRNPKISAKVERFCLKKSKKIVVIDHVHKNLLIKRGVEADKIFVVPNVPSFEFINYNKPDNDFKRHYRNTYNLVYFGKLNPERNLELALRAVPALKDRIPSLKLIIIGDGPHRQILEKLVKFLKIEEAVQFTGWLDVADAAKFIDIADIGIIPHFSNDNMDIGVPNKLFEYMARGKPVVVPRSEAIAYVVSKINCGVIFKPNVLESYINAVIKIYESNLKFGDLGREAVEKEYNWNNAEKELFKAYFGI
- a CDS encoding glycosyltransferase family 4 protein: MKICMIIMTEFLNDARVTREANTLVKSGYDLDVFALKNKDTVKYEKKDGYRIFRISVKLRYILPKTNIFFFLKYLEFAARVIFKAGKEKYSLFHAHDLETLPIGFLLSVIHGKPLVYDSHELYIDMVKHGRFTKRIWFKIEKFLAGMTDSNILTTESRGKIFSERYFTEFPYIIKNVQILKPLIKTNKFHDILDIPQTEPIVLYQGVVSKARGVDVLVDAIEYVKKGVLVVIGPGGYKTKLMNDVADRGLSQRVFILDSVPWADLYQYTASASIGISLVQNIGLNNYTMLSNKLFEYLSAGLPVIFPDFPEWRNLIISEGVGLVVDQTDPREAANAINEILFSGDKYSAMSAKARKIVESKYNWDIEEKKLLKIYNGLLNKN
- a CDS encoding oligosaccharide flippase family protein, whose translation is MAYLQKSLLKHSFIYGASDIANRLIGFLLIPVYARFLLPDEYGTLQLLLILFNLIFIIVQFGIGSAIFKSVIYNQNTDKKLVYSTAFYFLLVSSLLFLTVIFLKADSISMLIFRTPGQTLLLRIVIISAFFNVFGVVPLAKLRIENNSLKFGVILVIKFVLQMLLNILFVVFLKKGIYGILVSECIVSGIFTIVYTIILSDSLRLKFSFTELKEMLEYGLPLIPASIAMLILTMSDRYLLKYYTGLDQVGYYSLAYKFGMIIGMMVSAFQKAWPSAMFNIAKERNAKEIFAKNFTYFFLFLSYMALLLGLFAKEIIVVFASEKYIPGFKIIPFISLAFIFYGVYYFTAIGLNIKKKTYYQSLAVSIAAALNIGLNVILIPRFGILGASAATLISFVVMAGTAAKISNHYYSVPYEINRIIKIFLLFVVFVTIPYIVTCNNMLLNIFIKICLVLLFPVFLIVFKFFKVEELMYIKKLYKKIKSGLAEH
- a CDS encoding glycosyltransferase family 9 protein, yielding MVNRIVYILKYLFLVPVYFLLKLKRDVSNIDINKLSNSRILIISGSGIGNSIMAVPLILTIKKNLPACSIDVLVTNSASGKILEKLTDVDNVYIFANFRVIHKMKYLRNRKYYLSIIAFPTRKLDIELVPLFAGINKIISHDYSNAHPFFKMFMHGLITVTLNEDLHDVDQNLNLFDTLPIHGEKIREYPKIDYINTTCIKKFFNEHSISSDRNLVAIHPGSKHNADYKRWPLESFLEVADKIIKIGILPFFIIGPDEAEIYKRIKETAFPVLREKDFNCVISVLSKSKLLITNDSGIMHLADLLNIPIVSIWGGSDFKRNGAVGKNVVNVYNPAIKCRPCLRFYKTRDCPGEQYECLYSISTEQVFSQVETQLKKLDLIK